Within Xanthomonas oryzae pv. oryzae, the genomic segment ATGGGCTCAGCGGCTGTGGTAGCAGCAGAGGCGGGAGTGCTGCGCGGCGATGCATACGGATGCATGCCGCGCGCCGGACCGATCGCGTGCGCTGGGTCGCCGCTTCAGGCCCCGCATGTAATAATCCAACGCAGATCCGATTTCGGGTCGACGCGTTACCCCACGGAGCCCCAATGTCGATCGTCATCCGCGATGTGCGCGAGCACGAGCTCGATTCCGTCCTGGCCCTGAACAACAATGCCGGACTGGCGATCCTGCCGCTGGATTCAACCAAACTGCAACGTTTCTACGAGCAGGCCGAATATTTCCGCGTCGCCGAGCGCGACGGCAACCTGGCCGGGTTTCTGGTCGGATTCGGCAGCGGCAGTGCCCACGACAGCAGCAATTTCGCCTGGTTCCGGGACCTTTACCCGGAATTCTTCTACATCGACCGCATTGTGGTCGCCAGCCGCCGCCGCGGCGGCGGTGTCGGTCGCGCGTTATATGCCGATGTGCAGAGCTATACCGAGCTGCGTTACCCGCAGCTGGCCTGCGAGGTGTTCCTGGACCACGGCGCCGATGCGGCCTTGCTGTTCCATGGCAGCTTCGGCTTCCGCGCGGTTGGCCAGAACACCATGGTCGATGTGGAAGTGCGCGCCAGCATGCTGATGAAGGACATGTGCAGCTATCCCTGGATCAAAGAGACCTATGGCGGCAAGTTGCCCGAAGACTTGCCTTGGGTGGGCCGGCCGCGTCATGCCGCCACCGCCAACCCATCGACGCGGAGCTGAAGTAGTGGCAAGTGTGAATGTGGATTTTGAACAGGCCGGCGAACTCAAGATCGGCCAGGTGGGCATCGCCAACCTGCGCGTGCGCACGCTGGACGTGCCGCGGCTGGTGCAGGAAATGCGTGAGCGCGTGACCCGCGCACCCAAGTTGTTCGGCCGTGCCGCGGTGATTCTGGATTTCGGCGGACTGTCGCAGGTGCCGGACCTGGCCACCGCCAAGGCGCTGCTGGACGGCCTGCACGAAGCCGGTGTGCTGCCGGTAGCGCTGGCCTACGGCACCAGCGAGATCGACCTGCTGTCCCAGCAGTTGGGTGTGCCGTTGCTGGCCAAATTCCGCGCCCAGTACGAGTCGGCGGGGGTGAGCCCGCCACCGCCGCCGCCCGCACGTGCCGAACCGGCACCGCCTGCCGCGCGACCGGCCCCGGGCCGGATGCAACGCACCGCGGTGCGTTCGGGCCAGCAGTTGTATGCGGAGAACTGCGACCTGACCGTACTCAGTACGGTCGGTGCCGGGGCCGAGGTCATCGCCGACGGCAGCATCCATATCTACGGTACCCTGCGTGGCCGCGCTCTGGCCGGCGCGCAGGGCAACCCCGACGCGCGCATCTTCTGCCGCGACTTCCACGCCGAACTGGTTGCCATCGCTGGCAACTACAAGGTGCTGGACGATGTTCCCATGGACCTGCGTGGCAAGGCCGTCCAGGTCTGGCTGGAGCAGGATCAGATCAAGATCGCTGCGCTTGATTGACGCGGCCCAACCACAGAAATATTCGGAGAAATCCTTTGGCTGAAATCATCGTAGTCACCTCCGGCAAGGGCGGCGTCGGCAAGACCACCACCAGCGCAAGCCTGGCCTGCGGGCTGGCAAAGCGCGGCAAGAAAGTTGCGGTCATCGACTTCGACGTCGGCCTGCGCAACCTGGACCTGATCATGGGCTGCGAGCGGCGCGTGGTGTACGACTTCGTCAATGTCGTGCACGGCGAAGCAACCCTCAAGCAGTCGCTGATCAAGGACAAGCGGTTCGACAACCTGTACGTGCTGGCGGCCTCGCAGACCCGCGACAAGGACGCGCTGACCCAGGAAGGCGTGGAAAAGGTGCTCAAGGACCTGGCTGCCGACGGCTTCGACTACATCGTCTGCGATTCGCCGGCCGGTATCGAAAAAGGCGCGTTCCTGGCGATGTATTTCGCCGACCGCGCGGTGGTGGTGGTGAACCCGGAAGTGTCGTCGGTGCGCGACTCCGATCGCATCATCGGCCTGCTCGATTCCAAGACCCGCAAGGCCGAGGAAGGCAAGGCCGTGCCGGCGTTCCTGCTACTGACCCGCTACAGCCCGGGCCGCGTGGAAGGCGGCGAGATGCTCAGCATCACCGACGTGGAAGAAGTGCTGGGCCTGAAGGCGATCGGCGTCATTCCCGAATCCGGCGACGTGCTCAACGCCTCCAACAAGGGCGAGCCGGTGATCCTGGATGCCGAATCCCCGGCCGGCCAGGCGTATGACGACGCAGTCGCCCGCATCATGGGCGAGGAGCGCCCGATGCGATTCACATCCGTGGAGAAGAAAGGCTTCTTCAGCAAGCTGTTCGGAGGCTAAGCATGGGCCTGCTCGATTTTCTCAAGAGCAAGAAGAACACCGCCGAGACTGCCAAGAACCGCCTGCAGATCATCATTGCGCAGGAGCGCAACCACCGCGGCGGGCCGGACTATCTGCCGCTGATGCAGCGCGAATTGCTGGAAGTGATCAAGAAGTACGTCAACATCGATGCAGATGCGGTCCGTGTGGATCTGGTCAAGGATGGCGAACACGACGTGCTGGATATCTCGGTCGCCTTGCCGGAAGACGGCGACAAGTAAGCGCCAACAACGGCACCGCGTTCGCACGGTGCCGTTGTTGCCTGTGACCCGACCGCGAGCGATTGCGTGTGACCACCGCCCCTAGTGCTACACCCACTTCTAGCGATGTTCTGTGCGTGGCCGATATCGGCCTGGACGCACCTGCTGCCCTGCTCGCGCGCTATGGCTTGCGCCTGCGTCGTGTGGACGCTGGCGCAGCGATTCCCGGCAGTTTCTGGGGCGAACCGGAAGCCGGCATCATCGGCTGCGATGTGTATGTGCGCGACGACACGCCGGTGCATTCGCTCCTGCACGAAGCAGGACATCTGATCGTGCTGCCCCCGGAAAAACGCGCCGCGGTGCATACGGACGCCACCGATTCGGTGGATGAAGAAGACGCGACCTGTTACCTGCAGATCCTGCTGGCCCAGCAGTTGCCCGGCGTGGGCAGCGCGCGCCTGATGGCCGACATGGACAGCTGGGGCTATACGTATCGACTGGGCTCCACGCGCGCCTGGTTCGAGCAGGACGCGGAGAATGCGCGCAGCTGGCTGGACGCACGCGGCTTGTTGCCTGCGTGATCCTGCGCTGAGCGTTTGAGCGGCAACCGAACCGTGGCGGGCAGTCGTCAGGCATGCGTGGATGAAGCGCGCAAGAATCCTGGTGGACGCGTGCTACATGCAGCACCAAGCCCGCGGCCAGGCAGCGAGCGCAGTTGGTTCATCGACGCTTTTAGCGAGCCGTGGCAGTAGCGCCGGACATATCCAGCGTCGCCACCGTGCCCTGCCCTGCGTTGGAATCCAGTTGCAGATGCCAGCCCAGGTGTTCGCATAACCGCCCGATCAATTCCAGCCCGATGCCACTGCCCTGGCGTGCGTTGCCGCGTGCCAGACGCATGTAGATGGCGCTGATCTCTTCCGGCGTCATGCCGTGGCCCGGGTCAGCGATGCGGACGACACCGGGCGCCGATAGCGAGATGCGGATGATGCCGCGATCACTGTTTTCGATGGCGTTGCGCAGCAGGTTACCGATGGCGGTCTGCACGATGGCGACCGGCGCGACCAAGCTGCACGGCGGCAGCGGCTCCTCCAGGACCAGTTGCAGATCCTTGTCGGCGCACAGATGCGTGTGGTCGGCCACGATATCCGGCAGCAGTTTGTCCAGCCGCAACGAATCGCCGCTGCGCACGAGCCGGCCCGGGTCCTTGGCCAGCACCAGCAGCAAGGTGATCAACTGTTCGACCGAGGCACTGGTCTGCGCGATGCGCTGCAGTTGATGGCGTACCGCCGGCGGCGTGCCGGGTTGATCCAGCGCCAACTCCACCGCATTGCCGATCACTGCGATGGGCGTGCGCAATTCGTGGCTGGCGCTGTCGATGAAGGCGCGTTCGCGGTCCACGAACTGGCTGTTGCGCTCAAGATAATCGTTGAGCGCATCGGCAATCACGTACAGCTCGGCACTGCCTTGCGCCCCGACCGCAATCTGCTGCGCGCGCTGCTCCGGACGCAAGCCGCCGATATCGCGCGCCAGTTCAACCAGCGGGCGCACCAGCCGAGCCATCGCATAAGTGCCCATCAGCAAGGTGATGCCGATCAACGCGATGCCCGCGGCCAGCATCCAGCGGGTCAGGAATTTTTCCAGCGCTTCGAAATCGGTGATGTCCAGCACCAGCGCCAGGCGGCCGGCATGCGCGGTGTCGCGCACCATCACTGCACTCTGGCGGCCGGCGATTTCCAGGCCGTCGTGCAAGCCCGGAGGCAGGGTGCGCAAGACCGGTGGTGCGCGCGCGACGTCGTCGATGTGATACAGCCGCAAGGTGTCCGAGTCCTGCCAGTGGTAATCCGGGTTCTGCACGCTGCGCTCGAGAATGCTGTCGAGCTCGGAATTCAGCAACGAGCGCCACACGCCGTGTTCGGCGCGTTCGTGCAGGTACTGCGCAGTGCCGAACACCGCCAGCGTCATCAACAGCGTGTAGCCGAACAACCACACCAGCACGCGGAGACCCAAGGGGCGCTGTTTAGACATCGCTGCTGTCGCCCGCGCCAGGCGCCTCGGCCGCATACAGCTGCGCCAGCCGGTAGCCGAGTCGCGGCAAGGTGTGGATCAGTTTTTCTGCGAACGGGCCGTCCACGCTGCGGCGTAGCTCGTAGATATGCGAGCGCAGCATGTCGCCGTCGGGCGGGTCGTCGTCCCACAGCGACTGCTCCAGGCGTTGCCGCGTCACCGCCGCCGGGCTGGCCTGCATCAGCACTTCGAGCAACTTGCGGCACGCCGGATACAGATGCAGCACCTGGCCGGCGCGGGTGGCCTCCAGGGTGGCCAGGTCCAGCCGCAGGTCGGCCACTTGCAGCAGCTTGCCGCGACGACGGCCATGCGCGCGGGCCAGCAAGGCTTCGATACGCACTTCCAGCTCGGGCAGTGCAAAGGGTTTGGTCAGGTAGTCGTCGGCGCCGGCGCGGAAGCCGGCGATCTTGTCCGGCAGTTCGTCGCGCGCGGTGAGCATGATCACCGGCAGCTCGGATTGGTGCTGTTCGCGCAGCCGGCGCAGCACTTCCGGCCCATCCATGCGCGGCATCATCCAGTCAAGGATCAGGGCGTCGTAGTGGTGGGTGGTGGCCAGGTGCAGGCCGGTGATGCCGTCGGGCGCAGCGTCCAGGGTATACCCGCGCGCTTCGAAGTAGTCGAACAGGTTGGCAACCATATTGCGGTTGTCTTCAATGACCAGCAGCCGCATGAGCGGGGTTCCGGGGCGGCCCAGCAGGCACGGTGTGCGCATCCTAACCGAGGCCAACCAAACACGGCCGGTATCGCCGGTACGGCCTTCCCATCGGTTGCGCTCGAATCCCCCGCGCAACTGCGATGCCTGCGCTGCCACCCTGCATGCGGCGCGCTCTGCTTCGACAAATTTCCGACCCACTTGCAAGATAGTGTGTTCCCGCATTTACTCAGGGCGTGCGCGTGTCGCCTGCCATCGCTGCCTTGCCATCCCGCCAGCGCGCGCTGCTGGCGGCAGTGCTGTTGATCGTTGTCAGCCTGCTGGCCGGTCTGGGCATGCGCCAGCCCAACCCGCCGGACGAACCGCGCTTCGTGCTGGCTGCACGCGCCATGGTCCAGACCGGTCAGTGGCTGTTGCCGCACCGTGGCAGCGAGTTGTACGCCGAAAAACCACCGGTGTTCATGTGGTTGCAGGCAGCGACCTACGCGGCGATACCGCACTGGCCGGTGGCCTTCCTGCTGCCGTCGCTGCTGGCCGCGCTGGCCACGTTGTGGCTGACCTGGGATATCGCGCGCCGGCTGTGGAATCGGCGCGTGGCGGCCTATGCAGTACTGGCCTTGTTCACCGTGCTGCAGTTCGGCCTGATGGCCAAGCGTGCGCAGATCGACATGGTGCTGGTGGCACTGACCACCCTGTCGTTGTGGGGAATGTTGCGCCACCTGCTGCGCGGGCCGGACTGGCGCGCATGGACGCTGGGCCTGTTTGCCGCCGGTGTCGGCACGGTGACCAAGGGCGTCGGCTTTCTGCCGCTGCTGCTGTTGCTGCCCTGGATGGCGCTGCGACGCACACATGTGAGCGTGTTGCCGGCGCGTGCGCAGGCAGGACGTAGCTGGTTGCTGGTGCTGCCGGCCTTCGTGGCGGGCACTGCAGTGTGGTTGGGTCCGCTGTGCATTGCGCTGCTGCACAGCGACGACCCGCAGTTGCACGCCTATGCACACGAACTGTTGTTCAAGCAGACCGGTACGCGCTACGCGCATGCCTGGCATCACGTCAAACCGTTCTGGTACTACCTGCAGGTGATCGCCACGTTGTGGCTGCCAGGCTGCCTGTTGTTGCCGTGGTTGCTGCCAGCCTGGTGGCGGCGACTACGGCGCGGCGACCCACGCTATGTGCTGCTGCTGGCCTGGAGCGTGTTGGTGCTGCTGTTCTTCAGCGCCAGCCCGGGCAAGCGCGAGGTTTACATCTTCCCGATGCTGCCGGCGCTGTGCATTGCCGCGGCGCCCTTGCTGGCCGGGCTGTTGCGCCAGCGCGGCGTGCGGATGCTGCTGACCGGGTATGTGCTGCTGCTTGCCGTCGCTGGCCTGGTGCTGGGCGGCGGCATTGCGCTGCATCTGCACTGGGCCGAAAACACCGCAGTCAAGCGCGGCATGGAGCTCGCCTCGCTGCAGTGGGTTGGCTTCTGGTTGATCGGCCTGGGCGTGGTCGGCGTGGCCGCGACGACATGGTCGCGTGGCAGACGCGCGGGGATCGCGTTGGTGGTGATGACCACCGCGCTGTGGACGGTGTACGGCCTGGGTCTAATGCCGGCGCTGGATCCGTATAGCTCGTCCGCACGGTTGATGCAGCGCGTGGGCCAGCGCATCGGCCCGGACGCAGAGCTGGGCATGCTGGCCTGGCGCGAACAGAACCTGCTGCAGGCCGATCGCCCGGTGACCGACTTCGGCTTTAAGGCGAGCTGGGAGGAGCAATGGACCAAGGCCGGCCCATGGCTCGCGCAATCGCCGCACACCCGCTGGCTGTTCGTGCTCAAGCAGGCGGTACCGGCATGCATCGATCCGGCGCAACGCATCGCGATCGGCGAGTCCAATCGCAATCAATGGGAATTGCTGCCGGGCACGGCATGGCATGCCGGTTGCATCTCCACTGCGTCCGACGCCGAACCAACCGGTAGCGAAGGCGATGCTGACTGAACGCTTGTTGTAAGATTAACGGCCGAGCAACTCCGGTCCGACCGCTTTCCGACATCCGGGTTTCGAAGATGTCGTACATTGACACAGGCCGACATCTCGATGACAACGCTTCCCAGCCACGTGCCAACCGTGGCGCATACCGCCAGCGGTCTGGAGGCGCACTTCTTTGTGCGCCATCTGTGGCTGCCGCTGGCCTGCGTGCTGCTGGCGAG encodes:
- a CDS encoding GNAT family N-acetyltransferase, with amino-acid sequence MSIVIRDVREHELDSVLALNNNAGLAILPLDSTKLQRFYEQAEYFRVAERDGNLAGFLVGFGSGSAHDSSNFAWFRDLYPEFFYIDRIVVASRRRGGGVGRALYADVQSYTELRYPQLACEVFLDHGADAALLFHGSFGFRAVGQNTMVDVEVRASMLMKDMCSYPWIKETYGGKLPEDLPWVGRPRHAATANPSTRS
- the minC gene encoding septum site-determining protein MinC, whose product is MASVNVDFEQAGELKIGQVGIANLRVRTLDVPRLVQEMRERVTRAPKLFGRAAVILDFGGLSQVPDLATAKALLDGLHEAGVLPVALAYGTSEIDLLSQQLGVPLLAKFRAQYESAGVSPPPPPPARAEPAPPAARPAPGRMQRTAVRSGQQLYAENCDLTVLSTVGAGAEVIADGSIHIYGTLRGRALAGAQGNPDARIFCRDFHAELVAIAGNYKVLDDVPMDLRGKAVQVWLEQDQIKIAALD
- the minD gene encoding septum site-determining protein MinD; the protein is MAEIIVVTSGKGGVGKTTTSASLACGLAKRGKKVAVIDFDVGLRNLDLIMGCERRVVYDFVNVVHGEATLKQSLIKDKRFDNLYVLAASQTRDKDALTQEGVEKVLKDLAADGFDYIVCDSPAGIEKGAFLAMYFADRAVVVVNPEVSSVRDSDRIIGLLDSKTRKAEEGKAVPAFLLLTRYSPGRVEGGEMLSITDVEEVLGLKAIGVIPESGDVLNASNKGEPVILDAESPAGQAYDDAVARIMGEERPMRFTSVEKKGFFSKLFGG
- the minE gene encoding cell division topological specificity factor MinE, coding for MGLLDFLKSKKNTAETAKNRLQIIIAQERNHRGGPDYLPLMQRELLEVIKKYVNIDADAVRVDLVKDGEHDVLDISVALPEDGDK
- a CDS encoding sensor histidine kinase, producing MSKQRPLGLRVLVWLFGYTLLMTLAVFGTAQYLHERAEHGVWRSLLNSELDSILERSVQNPDYHWQDSDTLRLYHIDDVARAPPVLRTLPPGLHDGLEIAGRQSAVMVRDTAHAGRLALVLDITDFEALEKFLTRWMLAAGIALIGITLLMGTYAMARLVRPLVELARDIGGLRPEQRAQQIAVGAQGSAELYVIADALNDYLERNSQFVDRERAFIDSASHELRTPIAVIGNAVELALDQPGTPPAVRHQLQRIAQTSASVEQLITLLLVLAKDPGRLVRSGDSLRLDKLLPDIVADHTHLCADKDLQLVLEEPLPPCSLVAPVAIVQTAIGNLLRNAIENSDRGIIRISLSAPGVVRIADPGHGMTPEEISAIYMRLARGNARQGSGIGLELIGRLCEHLGWHLQLDSNAGQGTVATLDMSGATATAR
- a CDS encoding response regulator transcription factor; protein product: MRLLVIEDNRNMVANLFDYFEARGYTLDAAPDGITGLHLATTHHYDALILDWMMPRMDGPEVLRRLREQHQSELPVIMLTARDELPDKIAGFRAGADDYLTKPFALPELEVRIEALLARAHGRRRGKLLQVADLRLDLATLEATRAGQVLHLYPACRKLLEVLMQASPAAVTRQRLEQSLWDDDPPDGDMLRSHIYELRRSVDGPFAEKLIHTLPRLGYRLAQLYAAEAPGAGDSSDV
- a CDS encoding ArnT family glycosyltransferase; the protein is MRVSPAIAALPSRQRALLAAVLLIVVSLLAGLGMRQPNPPDEPRFVLAARAMVQTGQWLLPHRGSELYAEKPPVFMWLQAATYAAIPHWPVAFLLPSLLAALATLWLTWDIARRLWNRRVAAYAVLALFTVLQFGLMAKRAQIDMVLVALTTLSLWGMLRHLLRGPDWRAWTLGLFAAGVGTVTKGVGFLPLLLLLPWMALRRTHVSVLPARAQAGRSWLLVLPAFVAGTAVWLGPLCIALLHSDDPQLHAYAHELLFKQTGTRYAHAWHHVKPFWYYLQVIATLWLPGCLLLPWLLPAWWRRLRRGDPRYVLLLAWSVLVLLFFSASPGKREVYIFPMLPALCIAAAPLLAGLLRQRGVRMLLTGYVLLLAVAGLVLGGGIALHLHWAENTAVKRGMELASLQWVGFWLIGLGVVGVAATTWSRGRRAGIALVVMTTALWTVYGLGLMPALDPYSSSARLMQRVGQRIGPDAELGMLAWREQNLLQADRPVTDFGFKASWEEQWTKAGPWLAQSPHTRWLFVLKQAVPACIDPAQRIAIGESNRNQWELLPGTAWHAGCISTASDAEPTGSEGDAD